The Pyricularia oryzae 70-15 chromosome 5, whole genome shotgun sequence genome includes a region encoding these proteins:
- a CDS encoding Apc13 domain-containing protein, protein MSQNKDGCYTHVHMRQARDADLFEDFCKDKLPADDIFVPPHHQPINPEDEDDVVPDQHAAFGITKATQKTKEPAWRDLGLSELMTRGPAGASGSNNNNGGGGTATGTGPGGARRAAKKLALRQQGLPR, encoded by the exons ATG TCACAAAACAAGGACGGCTGCTACACGCACGTCCACATGCGGCAGGCGCGCGACGCGGACCTGTTTGAGGACTTTTGCAAGGACAAGCTCCCGGCCGACGACATATTTGTGCCGCCGCACCACCAGCCCATCAAccccgaggacgaggacgacgtaGTCCCGGACCAGCACGCCGCGTTCGGCATCACAAAGGCCACGCAAAAGACAAAGGAGCCTGCCTGGAGGGACCTGGGCCTGTCGGAGCTCATGACGCGCGGGCCGGCTGGTGCGAGCgggagcaacaacaacaacggcggcggtggtactGCCACGGGGACGGGACCGGGTGGCGCGAGGAGGGCGGCCAAGAAGCTTGCGTTGCGGCAGCAGGGTTTGCCGCGGTGA